One Torulaspora globosa chromosome 5, complete sequence DNA window includes the following coding sequences:
- the YNG2 gene encoding histone acetyltransferase YNG2 (ancestral locus Anc_5.391), which yields MDPSSVLEQTTQDVSNLQAEFRHLLEEIRAEDTQLYDLRKKAAQKDAQLHKFIRQHGSLTEHPNEEELSNGIREDLERCKELQQKKCTLANTALFLVAKHLAKLEKSIVVLEEDGLLAPLENEVDSGSEYSRESSVQSTGERRRKAASAGSAESAVRRRRQARGSPAVAERRVAPKSEDQSDGTPLESNFDLQDYNDDLFSGINNNEEEDKTLYCFCQSVSYGEMVACDGAHCKYEWFHYPCVNLKEPPKGAWFCPDCRQEMAKGRLKKRRL from the coding sequence ATGGATCCCAGTTCGGTGCTGGAGCAGACGACACAGGACGTTTCGAACTTGCAGGCGGAGTTtagacatcttctggaagagatcAGGGCGGAAGATACGCAGCTGTACGATCTacgaaagaaagcagcGCAGAAGGACGCCCAGTTGCACAAGTTTATCAGACAGCATGGCTCGCTGACCGAGCATCCGAACGAGGAAGAGTTGTCCAACGGGATTCGGGAAGATCTGGAGCGATGTAAAGAGTtgcagcagaagaaatgtACTTTGGCTAACACAGCGCTGTTCCTGGTGGCGAAACACCTGGCCAAGCTGGAGAAGAGCATTGTGGTGCTGGAAGAGGACGGATTGCTTGCTCCGCTGGAGAATGAGGTGGACAGCGGGTCCGAGTACTCGCGGGAGAGCTCCGTGCAGAGTACAGGCgaaagaaggaggaaggCTGCGTCGGCTGGGTCTGCAGAATCGGCTGTCAGGAGGAGAAGACAGGCCCGTGGGTCCCCGGCGGTGGCTGAAAGACGAGTGGCGCCCAAGTCGGAAGATCAGTCCGACGGCACGCCGCTAGAGAGCAATTTCGATCTGCAGGACTATAACGACGACCTCTTTTCGGGAATCAACAacaatgaggaagaggacAAGACGCTGTACTGCTTCTGCCAGAGCGTCTCGTATGGCGAGATGGTGGCCTGCGACGGAGCTCACTGCAAATATGAGTGGTTCCACTATCCTTGTGTGAACTTGAAAGAGCCTCCGAAGGGCGCCTGGTTCTGCCCAGACTGCCGACAGGAGATGGCAAAGGGTagactgaagaagagaaggctCTAG
- a CDS encoding DUF4112 domain-containing protein: MFFSYFVKKFTRKVVGDFNNGQDPFVEEYEFERKSFFSGSSKVVKKTRPKSIAEYVPERQRGLVLSMRKRCYRMELMFSFWGMKFGWLNIVKIVPVVGDICALCLSLLVLREMRTAADGLPSDIMASCLFNILIDFTFSLVPIVGDIVSVAYKPNCRNAMLIEEHIDRKYRKEMNLKAAKQMDTPISAAKQH; the protein is encoded by the coding sequence ATGTTCTTCAGTTATTTCGTTAAAAAGTTCACCAGAAAAGTGGTTGGGGACTTCAACAATGGCCAGGATCCGTTCGTGGAGGAGTACGAGTTTGAGAGGAAGTCGTTCTTCTCTGGGTCGTCGAAGGTTGTGAAGAAGACTAGACCCAAGAGTATCGCCGAGTATGTGCCTGAGCGGCAGAGGGGTTTGGTCCTGTCGATGCGGAAACGGTGCTACCGGATGGAGCTCATGTTCTCGTTCTGGGGGATGAAGTTTGGATGGCTGAACATTGTAAAGATTGTTCCTGTTGTAGGCGACATCTGCGCTTTGTGtctgtcgctgctggtgctgagGGAGATGAGAACTGCGGCGGACGGTCTGCCCTCGGATATCATGGCGAGCTGTCTGTTCAACATACTGATCGACTTCACGTTCAGCTTGGTGCCGATTGTGGGTGACATCGTCAGTGTGGCTTACAAGCCCAACTGTCGGAACGCGATGCTCATCGAGGAGCACATCGACCGAAAGTACAGGAAGGAGATGAATCTCAAGGCGGCCAAGCAGATGGATACGCCGATTAGTGCTGCCAAACAGCACTAG